In Salmo salar unplaced genomic scaffold, Ssal_v3.1, whole genome shotgun sequence, the sequence AACAGCCAAAACGctgtcccatatggcaccctattccctatatagtgcactactgttgaccagggcccatgcaccatattccctatatagtgcactactgttgaccagggcccataggaataGGAGGCCATTTGGGAGGCATTTTGGCTCCACCTCGTGATGGTTGCTCTGATACAGGAGTAACAGCATACCTCCTCCCACACCGACAGGGTGAAGGAGCAACAGCATACCTCCTCCCACACTGACAGGGTGAAGGAGTAACAGCATACCTCCTCCCACACTGACAGGGTGAAGGAGTAACAGCATACCTCCTCCCACACCGACAGGGTGAAGGAGTAACAGCATACCTCCTCCCACACCGACAGGGTGAAGGAGTAACAGCATACCTCCTCCCACACCGACAGGGTGAAGGAGCAACAGCATACCTCCTCCCACACCGACAGGGTGAAGGAGTAACAGCATACCTCCTCCCACACCGACAGGGTGAAGGAGTAACAGCATACCTCCTCCCACACCGACAGGGTGAAGGAGTAACAGCATACCTCCTCCCACACCAACAGGGTGAAGGAGCAACAGCATACCTCCTCCCACACCGACAGGGTGAAGGAGCAACAGCATACCTCCTCCCACACTGACAGGGTGAAGGAGTAACAGCATACCTCCTCCCACACCGACAGGGTGAAGGAGTAACAGCATACCTCCTCCCACACCGACAGGGTGAAGGAGAAACAGCATACCTCCTCCCACACTGACAGGGTGAAGGAGCAACAGCATACCTCCTCCCACACCGACAGGGTGAAGGAGTAACAGCATACCTCCTCCCACAGTGAAGGAGTAACAGCATATCTCCTCCCACGGTGAAGGAGTAACAGCATACCTCCTCCCACACCGACAGGGTGAAGGAGTAACAGCATACCTCCTCCCACACCGACAGGGTGAAGGAGTAACAGCATACCTCCTCCCACAGTGAAGGAGTAACAGCATACCTCCTCCCACAGTGAAGGAGTAACAGCATACCTCCTCCCACACTGACAGGGTGAAGGAGTAACAGCATACCTCCTCCCACACCGACAGGGTGAAGGAGTAACAGCATACCTCCTCCCACACCGACAGGGTGAAGGAGTAACAGCATACCTCCTCCCACAGTGAAGGAGTAACAGCATACCTCCTCCCACGGTGAAGGAGTAACAGCATACCTCCTCCCACGGTGAAGGAGTAACAGCATACCTCCTCCCACAGTGAAGGAGTAACAGCATACCTCCTCCCACACCGACAGGGTGACGGAGTAACAGCATACCTCCTCCCACACCGACAGGTTGACGGAGAAACAGCATACCTCCTCCCACACTGACAGgtgaggcatatcaagaagctgattaaacagcatgaccattacacaggtgcacctcgtgctggggggacaataaaaggccgctctaaaatgtgcagttttgtttcacacaactcaatgccacagatgtgtcaggttttgagggagcgtgcaattggcatgctgactgcaggaatgtccaccagagagctGTTGCCTGATAATCGAATGTtcgatttctctaccataagccgcctccaacgttttaGAGAAttcggcagtacgtccaaccggcctctcaacctgcagaccacgtgtaaccacgccagcccaggacccccTACATCGAGCTTCTTTACCTACGGGATCGAcctgccacccagacagctgatgaaattgtgAGTTTTGCACAACGAAATAATTTCTAGTACAAACGGTCAGCTCATCTGCGTTGCTCGTCGTCCTCGCcacggtcttgacctgactgcagttcggcgtcgtaaccgacttcagtgggggGGAAACGCTCACCGTCGATGACCACTGGTACGCTGGAGAACTGTCCTCTTCAAGGATGAATCCCTTGGTGGAggtgggtttatggtatgggccccatggtggaggtggggttatggtatgggccccatggtggaggtggggttatggtatgggccccatggtggaggtggggttatggtatgggccccatggtggaggtggggttatggtatgggccccatggtggcagtggggttatggtatgggccccatggtggaggtggggttatgggccccatggtggaggtggggttatggtatgggccccatggtggaggtggggttatggtatgggccccatggtggaggtggggttatggtatgggccccatggtggcggtggggttatggtatgggccccatggtggaggtggggttatggtatgggccccatgttggaggtggggttatggtatggggcccatggtggcggtggggttatggtatgggccccatggtggaggtggggttatggtatgggccccgtggtggaggtggggttatggtatgggccccgtggtggaggtggggttatggtatgggccccgtggtggaggtggggttatggtatgggccccatggtggaggtggggttatggtatggggcaggcataagctacggacaaacaaaacacaattgcattttatcgacggcaatttgaacgcacagagatgctgtgatgagatcctgaggccccattgtcgtgccattcatccgccgcgattcagcatgataatgaacggcccccccatgtcgcaaggatctggacacaattcctggaagctgaaaatctcCCAGTTCTTCCACGGCCTGCGTACTCACCAGACACGTCacccccattgagcatgtttgggatgctctggcatcgacagcgtgttccagttcccgcccaatatccagaaacttcacacagccgtcGAAGAGGAGGTGGGGACAACATCCAAACaggaccacaatcaacagcctgctcAACtcgatgtgaaggagatgtgtttcgCTGCATGAGGCAGATGGTGGCCAcacccagatactgactggtttttctGATCCACTCCTCTACGTTTTATTgtaaagtatctgtgaccaacagatgaatatctgtattcccagtcatgtgaaatccatagattaggacctaatgaatttattttaattgacctgatttccttctataaactgtaactcattaaaatgtaatgcagcttttgtttatattttttgttcagtacagatacaagttttaattgctatattgtatttactttgccaccatggcctatttattgcctttacctcccttatctcacctcatttgctcacattgtatatagacttttttttctactgtattattgactgtatgtcctgtacatagcccatctataatttagcccaaactactacctcttcccctactgtatttatttattttatttattttgctcctttgcaccatattatttatatttttatctctgaactttcttcaaactacaaatctaccattccagtgtttttcttgctatactttatttactttaccaccatggcattttttttgcctttacctcccttatctcacctcatttgctcacattgtatataatcttattttttttgtcttttttattatttttattatttttagtatatatttttattttattattatttatttatttattttattttttttctactgcatcattgattttatgtttgttttactccatgtgtaactctgtgttgttatatgttgtcgaactgctttgctttatcttggtcaggtcgcaattgtaaatgagaacttgttctcaacttgcctacctggttaaataaaggacttgttctcaacttgcctacctggttaaataaaggacttgttctcaactagcctaacctggttaaataaaggacttgttctcaactagcctacctggttaaataaaggacttgttctcaactagcctacccggttaaataaaggacttgttctcaactagcctacctggttaaataaaggacttgttctcaactagcctaacctggttaaataaaggacttgttctcaacttgcctacctggttaaataaaggacttgttctcaactagcctacctggttaaataaaggtgaaatataaaaataaaaataaaaagccaGGGTATTACAGTTATATCTGATGTTTCAGAAGGTCTTTCCAAGGGGATCTATCAGGAAACCTGGCGGGGGGATAAACCAGTATTAAACgggacctctcctctctctgtcaacaCTGTATCTGGGCCCTGATCTCTGTAGGACCTCCGCTACCCACGAGGTTGTTGAAAATGGATCATTCATATCGCAAGTCAGCCTACATGTCTTGACACATTAGCCAACCTAAAAGCACATttgaatatataaaaaaaaaactaatcTGACACAGGACATAACGTGTGATGTGACACTGGATTTAAGGTTTATCGagatgagcaaaaaaaaaaaatgttttacgtcAGATTTAGTCTCATCCGTTAACGGAAGACATGAAACCGTCCCAAGTGAGTTTAACACAATTTCAATTGAGAATAACTTTCGCCGCTCATTTTTACCGAATTGAGAATAACTTTCGCCGCTCATTTTTAACGAATTGAGAATAACTTTCCCCGCTCATTTTTACCGAATTGAGAATAACTTTCCCCGCTCATTTTTACCGAATTGACGTTTACCAAAACTTACCTGAAGCTTTACCAGGTATTTAAACCTTTAATGAAATCCCCTTCGTGACAGTAAAACGTCGATGACCGCGGTACCTCAAGACTACAAACTCCAGCCACAAGATGGCGCCAACTTACAGGAAATGAACATGTGGAAGGTGCGTGTGTGCCACAAAcaggaaatacatttaaaatgtaaagCATTTAAATATACAGCTAACATGGCTAATGGCACGGGCTATGGTTTCTTTAGAAATATTAGTGGGGTGAAACTATGTCATTATAGAATAAAAAGGCAAGAACTCTTAAAAATGTGAGTTTCTAATGGATAAAGGGGGGTAAAAAAATGGCCTCTTCCAGGCCAGCGCATGTAACGACCTACAGGTGGTGCAGATGAGCTCACCCATGTTATTTTATTGGTAACTTTTATCTTTCATATATTGATCAGCACTCGTATGCAATGCATATTTCTTTCTAAATGGTCATTATAAAGCCATAATTTAAGGGGGCTGTTTTTGTAGCAAATATGTGGCGATGGTTCAAATTTTCTCTTCACATTTCTGAATGTTAACTAATAACTTTTCACATAATATCCACTGACAACaattccccccccctcctcctgcaAAGCATTATGCAATCCAACTCGTGGTTCCCCCTCCTCCTGAAAGCATTATAATAACTCGTGGTTCCCCCTCCTCCTGCAAAGCATTATGCAATCCAACTCGTGGTTCCCCCCTCCTCCTGCAAAGCATTATGCAATCCAACTCAGGGCTCAGAGAAATTAGTTATATTAAAAACTTGCATGTCAGAAGTATCACAAAATCTTaggcacatttaaaaaaataataataataataactcaaaACAAAATGGCTTCTTTTCTACAATTAGAAATTTTATTGTGCCGCACAAGGTGAAACCCAGAGGTTATTTTCTTCAGAAGAAGGTGTTGGGCCTTTTGGTGGTGAAGCGGGGCTTGTGTTGACGGCGCAGGACCCTGTGAGGAAGAGGGAACTTGATCTTCGAGtcctgaggagaggagacgacAAGACGAGACTGTTTTAGGCAAAGACATGCTATCCATTTTTATCTGGACAGGCAGAAGGTATTGCACACCTGATTAGGCGAGGCGCTGGTTAGCGGAGCggaacactttaaaaaaaaaaaacgaaaaggagcgtctctctcacacacacacacacacacacacacacacacacacacacacacacacgaggagctaagatgcaataattgaataacaattCTTTGAAACGTTCAAATGATTCCATCTGAGCTCCTAGCATTTCCATGAAGAAAACAAGGCACACGTAGCCGCCATGCTAACACTCGCTTGGTTTATTTCCATGAAGAAAACAAGGCACACGTAGCCGCCATGCTAACACTCGCTTGGTTTATTTCCATGAAGAAAACAAGGCACACGTACCGCCATGCTAACACTCGCTTGGTTTATTTCCATGAAGAAAACAAGGCACACGTAGCCGCCATGCTAACACTCGCTTGGTTTATTTCCATGAAGAAAACAAGGCACACGTAGCCGCCATGCTAACACTCGCTTGGTTTATTTCCATGAAGAAAACAAGGCACACGTAGCCGCCATGCTAACACTCgtttggtttatttgaacagcagAAACCTACAGCCATCACAGCtacaatcatttaaaaaaaataataatctagtAGAAATGTATAGAATGAAAAAGCcaattgacatttactcctgaggtgctgacctgttgaaccctctacaactactatgattattatttgacccggctggtcatttatgaacatttgaacatctaggccatgttctgttataatctccacccggcacagccagaagaggactggccacccctcatagcctggttcctctccacccggcacagccagaagaggactggccacccctcatagcctggttcctctctaggtttcttcctaggtttttggcctttctagggagtttttcctagggagtttttcctagccaccatgcttctacacctgcattgcttgctgtttggggttttaggctgggtttctgtacagcactttgagatatcagctgatgtacgaagggctatataaatacatttgatttgatttaggggggggggtaggaagctgttaaggagccttttgggacCTAGACTCGGCgccccggtaccgcttgccgtgtggtagcagagggaacagtctgaCCTAGCTAGGGGTGAatgatatactgtgtgtgttggaCTTACGTGGAACTGCTTGATGGCAGGTCTGCGGCATTTATTGGCGGCAATCTCCTGCACCTTCATGATGTGGATGGAGTGAGCACGGGCACGATGGCGAGCGCCCATATCACgatctggagaacacacacacaaaacattatAATAACAAAAAAACGCAGCTAGTGAAAACACCACtcaactgccccccccccctggaCAAGTTAGTATTTACACCCCCCCAAGAAAGATTTATCCAACACCTTTAGGAGGGCAATTTAAGCAACGTCCCAATGATcacatttcaggtctgctgagcggacacttgaactttgtgaaaaaACTGTGTGACCTTTGGGGGGGTCAGATAAAGTACATGTCTCAAAGCTTTTAGGTGCGGATGTAAATGATCTCCAGCCTGGGCTCCAGCTGTGCATCTGGTTCGCTAgctaagatgtactgagtaaatagctaacttgctagctaagatgtactgagtaaatagctaacttgctagctaagatgtactgagtaaatagctaacttgctagctaagatgtactgagtaaataGCTAACTTGCTAATAActaagatgtactgagtaaataGCTAACTTGCTAATAActaagatgtactgagtaaataGCTAACTTGCTAATAActaagatgtactgagtaaataGCTAACTTGCTAACAActaagatgtactgagtaaataGCTAACTTGCTAACAActaagatgtactgagtaaatCGCTAACTTGCTAATAActaagatgtactgagtaaatagctaacttgctagctaagtgtTAGATGTCAacatcaagcttcttggttacagcagagatactCAACGTCCCCCTGGATCAAGATCCCGGTTTCCTAAATTGTTTACAGTGCAATTTAGGTACACCTCCGATAATCCCGTATACCCCAGTGtggtacagaaacggtatgaACATCCGGATAGTACCCAaacccaacacacacagagacacagagacgatGCACTTTGTGTTTATGTGCCAACTCAACGTTTACACTGTTAACTGTAAATTCCCCTCTATTCTCCTGGGACGGATATACAGCAGATACAAGCTGTTTAACTAAACATCTATCATCATAAGGAACCAGCTGATAATGATCACAGATCTTAGAAATGGCCGTCCAATGCATCAATGGGTTAAATCCAGTGTTCTCCAGACTGGGACAAACTTACAGCACTGGGTAACAGTCCAGTGTTTTTACAGCACTGGGTAACAGTCCAGTGTTTTTACAGCACTGGGTAACAGTCCAGTGTACCCCAGACTGGGACATACTTACAGCACTGGGTAACAGTCCAGTGTACCCCAGACTGGGACATACTTACAGCACTGGGTAACAGTCCAGTGTACCCCAGACTGGGACATACTTACAGCACTGGGTGACAGTCCAGTGTACCCCAGACTGGGACATACTTACAGCACTGGGTAACAGTCCAGTGTACCCCAGACTGGGACATACTTACAGCACTGGGTGACGGCTGCAGACGTGGTCAGGTCTCTGTATTCTCTGTACATGTTGTGGGTTCCGCTTCGGGAGTCATACCGCAACCAGACGCCAAAGTTCTTCACCTTCAGGGGAGTCTTCTCGTGCACCTGAGACAGAGGTGGGGGGGGGAATCAGAGTTAATTAGACAGGGTTCAACCTTACGGaacgagacaacttcctggactgagagacagggttcaACCTTACAAAaacgagacaacttcctggactgagagacagggttcaACCTTACGGaacgagacaacttcctggactgagagacagggttcaACCTTACGGaacgagacaacttcctggactgagagacagggttcaACCTTACGGaacgagacaacttcctggactgagagacagggttcaACCTTACGGaacgagacaacttcctggactgagagacagggttcaACCTTACGGaacgagacaacttcctggactgagagacagggttcaACCTCACGGAACGAGAGAACTTcctggactgagagacagggttcaACCTTACGGaacgagacaacttcctggactgagagacagggttcaACCTTACAGaacgagacaacttcctggactgagagacagggttcaACTTCACGGaacgagacaacttcctggactgagagacagggttcaacctcacagaacgagacaacttcctggactgagagacagggttcaACCTTACGGaacgagacaacttcctggactgagagacagggttcaacctcacggaacgagacaacttcctggactgagagacagggttcaACCTTACAGaacgagacaacttcctggactgagagacagggttcaACCTTACAGaacgagacaacttcctggactgagagacagggttcaacctcacagaacgagacaacttcctggactgagagacagggttcaacctcacagaacgagacaacttcctggactgagagacagggttcaacctcacagaacgagacaacttcctggactgagagacagggttcaacctcacagaacgagacaacttcctggactgagagacagggttcaACCTTACCGaacgagacaacttcctggactgagagacagggttcaacctcacagaacgagacaacttcctggactgagagacagggttcaacctcacagaacgagacaacttcctggactgagagacagggttcaacctcacagaacgagacaacttcctggactgagagacagggttcaacctcacagaacgagacaacttcctggactgagagacagggttcaacctcacagaacgagacaacttcctggactgagagacagggttcaacctcacagaacgagacaacttcctggactgagagacagggttcaACCTTACAGaacgagacaacttcctggactgagagacagggttcaacctcacagaacgagacaacttcctggactgagagacagggttcaacctcacagaacgagacaacttcctggactgagagacagggttcaACCTTACAGaacgagacaacttcctggactgagagacagggttcaACCCTACAGaacgagacaacttcctggactgagAGACAGGCAGCTTCCTGACTGACAGGTTTCAACCTCACAGaacgagacaacttcctggactgaCACTTTTAAGGGCAGCGGGATGAAAGACGGATGTACATTCGTGTTGCACGGTATACTGAAACTTCTGTACTTTTCccgatacaaaaaaaaaaacggccCAGTAAAATCATTTTGTTAGTTACATTCTGTGCTTCTGTCAAACGGGTCTCACACGATTGAGAGGTTCAAGTCTATCAGCGCAACGCTAGTCCTAAAACAGAAGGGATTGTTTGTTATCTGTATATGAAATCAGCTTAAAAACAAGCTGAATAACTCAATGCATGACACACTCCTATTGAATCATATGTATTAATTCACCTGTACTGTGAATAAGACCTAGTCTTCAGCTTGATTTAATTAAGTTTACCTAGAAATGTACCTTTCAAAATAAATTATTACCAATGTGTTTTTACTAAATCTACAAAAGAACAATCAAATTGAATGAATGATTGATACATTGTGCGTCACCCATAACACAAATCGGCCCTGCATCGTCCGGGTTCGGCTGGTGTAAGCCGTCAcgttaaataataatttgttttcttaactgacttgcctagtttaaaggTCAAAGACAAGGAAAAAACCCAAGATACCCAACAACAGAAcagaggcggcagcgtagcctagtggttagagcgttggactagtaaccgaaaggttgcaagttcgaatcccccgagctgacgaggtacaaatctgtcgttctgcccccctgaacaaggcagttaacccccactgttccccggtaggtcgtcattgaaaataagaatttgttcttaacggacttgcctcgttaaataaaggtaaaataagatAAGAGCTGTAACTGAGTTCCTCCATCTGGATCAGGCGCCATTCGTTGTCTTAAGTCACCATTTTATTTGTTGCGGCGTCGTTTTGAAAAATCGATCATCGTTGATGATATTGAGTATCCTGCCAGTAAAACAGTAAGTTTAAGTCTAAATTCAGGATATCGTGACAACACACGGCGTTGACTCACGTTTACCCTGAAAACGGCACAAAATGTTTCAATTTCTTCAGGTACGACGGGCCTACGGGAGAGTACCAGCACACAAACGATGCAGCGAATGAttgatttttattttgtttttaacaTACAAATCTAATCCCGGTCAATCTCATCAACAGTTTCCTTTCTTCTGTAATCTCTCTGTCTTTGAACTACCTCATGGTTGGTTGTGCAACAGTAATACTACCTTCCAGCCAGACCACCATCCCTTCCCATAATATAATCGTTTATTTGCACATAATGAAAATCTCAGTAAATAGAaaacacattaaaaaaaaaaacatatgcaTTCAATACACCGGTGAAACCTTGGCATTTGATTTgttccccccccccttcccccttaTCATCCCACCCCGTCCCCCATGTCCTACCTACCAGACCACAGTAGACAGTCTCTCCATTGGCCTTCTTCATCTTCCTCAGCTGAGAGACAAAGTACCAGAAGCGAGATTTAGCCACCACGTGGTTCGGAGCGAAGATCCTCATGCGATAGAGAGGAGGGGTTGGGTTCTTCACCGAGGGCAGGAGGCGCCCAACGACTTTGTACTCCCTAAGCTGTGTGGATGGAGCAGGAGAGGAAGAACTGTGAGTTAACGTACAATACAACGTCCACAGGACGATTTTACAAGACGTCCAAAAATATACCAGTTGCTAACTTTAAATAAAAAGACTATGATGGATACTGGATAAGACAaaatatgtataaaaaaaaaaaatgttgaaccttGGATTCACTTTCAAGGGCACGTCAGCATCAGAGAAAGgcgtacagcagtagatatattaagaatgatatgtacagcagtagatatattagaatgatatgtacagcagtagatatattaagaatgatatgtacagcagtagatatattagaatgatatgtacagcagtagatatattagaatgatatgtacagcagtagatatattagaatgatatgtacagcagtagatatattaagaattatatgtacagcagtagatatattagaatgatatgtacagcagtagatatattaagaatgatatgtacagcagtagatatattaaaaatgatatgtacagcagtagatatattaagaatgatatgtacagcagtagatatattacaatgatatgtacagcagtagatatattaagaatgatatgtacagcagtagatatattaagaatgatatgtacagcagtagatatattaagaatgatatgtacagcagtagatatattaagaatgatatgtacagcagtagatatattaagaatgatatgtacagcatgATGATGGATACTGGATAAgacaaaatatgtatatatataaaaaaaaaaaattgttgaacCTTGGATTCACTTTCAAGGGCACGTCAGCATCAGAGAAAGGCGACAAGGTACATCATGTTGATTTTAGCACACCTGACAAGACCGTACCTTTATTTGATATGGCCTTTGGGTTAGGGTGCATTACAATTCATAAATAtaaatagaaagaaaaaaaacatttactaaATGAAATTAATACAATGCTTGACATTTCCTACAGTCAAACTGCATGATGTCAACATTACGTTTGTTTCATGTACCGGGCGTAATCTTAACCTGCTAATTTAATATATTTTTACAGTTCTGAATGACACTACATTTtacagacggtcttatccagagtgacttacagtagtgaatgcatacatttttttttctccgtactggttcccccgtgggaattgaacccacaaccctggcgttgcaaacaccatgctctaccaactgagccacacgggaccactatctagttatatatatatataatttttttttgcatgaaatgaaatgtatgtattcactactgtaagtcgctctggataagagcgtctgctaaatgactaaaaatgtaactGGCCAAGTTAGCCGGCTAGCAACGTGGCCTACGGCTGGGCAGGTATATGGCAACTAACTAGCTTACTAAAGTTAGCACTCTAGGCTATTACATACATGTGAGTTAGCACTTCACGGGCATTTTAACACACCCTGGGATGAAGTGTACAGAAAGACAAATTGTTTGTAGAAAGGTGGGCTAAAAATACATAGACGGGTAAATTTGTTCGTCTTTTCCCTAGTTAGCAGCATTGTTTCTCTACGGGCCCACATGGTCCGAAATCTCAAACGTGGACGCCATGTTACAGCCGCGGAGGCTTCAGTTTTTATAAAAGAAAACGATAATTTTAACTATTTATGTCGATTTAGCATCATGTGACTACATCAATCAAACGATTGTAACGGTATGTACTCAAATCTGTCTATATAACTGGGTTTCTGTGGTTTTAAAAAGGTCGAATAAACAATTTTACATACTGTGCCAGACGCCTTCATGGTGTCTCTCGCTGACTGCGAACTGGGAAAGAGGAAGTAGTAGGGCGGAGAACCCGGATAT encodes:
- the LOC100136354 gene encoding large ribosomal subunit protein eL20 (The RefSeq protein has 2 substitutions compared to this genomic sequence); the encoded protein is MKASGTLREYKVVGRLLPSVKNPTPPLYRMRIFAPNHVVAKSRFWYFVSQLRKMKKANGETVYCGLVHEKTPLKVKNFGVWLRNDSRSGTHNMYREYRDLTTSAAVTQCYRDMGARHRARAHSIHIMKVQEIAANKCRRPAIKQFHDSKIKFPLPHRVLRRQHNPRFTTKRPNTFF